The Bryobacteraceae bacterium genome includes a window with the following:
- a CDS encoding membrane protein, which produces MPEILRDILGNAPQLTLTGALDILLVALLLYQVLLLIRGRRAMHVLVGIGIVLAAYGLAVSAGLTVLRTILEGLAPYTAFALIVMFQGEIRRMLTRIGERKWAGFGARVESREVAEEIVLAVSHLAAHRIGALIVIEGEVGLRTFIESGVPIDARVTRDLLLAIFQPGGPLHDGAAIVTGGRLAAAACFLPLTMNPELSRVFGTRHRAAIGVSEDSDCLAIVVSEERGTISLASAGELENDISPERLAERLSHPVKGGRRRTAAAREGARP; this is translated from the coding sequence TTGCCCGAAATCCTCAGAGACATCCTGGGCAACGCGCCGCAATTGACCCTGACGGGTGCGCTCGACATCCTTCTTGTGGCGCTGCTTCTGTACCAGGTGCTGCTGCTGATCCGCGGCCGGCGGGCCATGCATGTGCTCGTGGGCATCGGGATCGTTCTGGCCGCCTACGGCCTGGCGGTCAGCGCCGGCCTTACCGTGCTCCGGACGATCCTTGAGGGATTGGCCCCGTACACGGCCTTCGCGCTGATCGTGATGTTCCAGGGCGAAATCCGCCGCATGCTGACCCGGATCGGCGAGCGGAAATGGGCCGGATTCGGCGCCCGCGTCGAATCGCGCGAGGTGGCGGAGGAGATCGTGCTCGCCGTCAGCCATCTGGCTGCGCACCGTATCGGCGCGCTGATTGTGATCGAAGGAGAAGTCGGGCTGCGCACCTTTATTGAAAGCGGCGTCCCGATCGACGCGCGGGTGACCCGCGACCTGCTGCTGGCCATCTTTCAGCCTGGCGGCCCGCTCCATGACGGCGCCGCCATCGTCACGGGCGGACGGCTCGCCGCCGCCGCCTGCTTCCTCCCTCTAACGATGAACCCGGAGCTGTCGCGCGTCTTCGGCACCCGTCACCGCGCGGCGATCGGCGTCAGCGAGGACTCTGACTGCCTCGCCATTGTCGTCAGCGAGGAGCGCGGCACGATTTCGCTGGCCTCGGCCGGAGAGCTGGAAAATGACATCAGTCCGGAACGCCTGGCCGAGCGGCTGAGCCATCCGGTGAAAGGCGGCCGCAGACGCACGGCGGCGGCGCGGGAGGGCGCCCGGCCATGA
- the rifK gene encoding 3-amino-5-hydroxybenzoate synthase: MSTLAILGGEPVRRKPFAPWPQYDEADLERILRTVRSRRWGGFPYPTPLAQELCARFAEMHGVRYALPVANGTVSLTAALMAAGVRFGDEVIVPAYTWDGTATAVLAMGGVPVFADVDPDTYCMDVESVRACITPRTKAVIPVHLAMRFTDMDALMELARERGLKVIEDCAHAHGGAWKGRGAGAIGDIGSFSLQESKLMTSGEGGLLTTNSLEYYEALQTVINCGRASLTDQYGQRLLGLNYRMTDLQVAMLFGQLERLPELRERRARHAALFETLISGLPGLRVLPAQPQMTSPTMYCYVLQYRPEPGRPAPHRDLFVAAVEAEGVPCDGRFYEAVYRSDLFYATPENCAQLQKDYSDCRCPVAERAAYEEAVWLFQFCFIGDEEDVRDIARAMEKVATQLEKLAAADPALAGVKAMGRAQRARHERQKNY, translated from the coding sequence GTGAGCACTCTGGCGATTCTCGGCGGCGAGCCTGTGCGGCGCAAGCCGTTCGCGCCGTGGCCGCAGTATGACGAGGCGGATCTTGAACGGATCCTGCGCACGGTGCGGAGCCGCCGCTGGGGCGGGTTTCCATACCCGACGCCGCTGGCGCAGGAGTTGTGCGCACGGTTTGCCGAAATGCACGGCGTTCGGTACGCTCTGCCGGTGGCGAACGGAACCGTGTCGCTGACGGCGGCGCTGATGGCGGCAGGCGTGCGGTTCGGAGACGAAGTGATCGTGCCCGCCTACACCTGGGACGGCACGGCGACGGCGGTGCTGGCGATGGGCGGCGTGCCCGTGTTCGCCGACGTGGATCCGGACACGTACTGCATGGACGTGGAGAGCGTGCGAGCCTGCATCACTCCGCGCACGAAGGCGGTGATCCCGGTGCACCTGGCCATGCGCTTCACGGACATGGATGCGCTGATGGAGCTTGCCAGGGAGCGCGGGCTGAAAGTGATCGAGGACTGCGCGCATGCGCACGGGGGCGCGTGGAAGGGCAGGGGCGCGGGCGCCATCGGCGATATCGGGTCGTTCTCGCTGCAGGAGAGCAAGCTGATGACGTCAGGAGAGGGCGGGCTGCTGACGACCAATTCGCTCGAGTACTACGAAGCGCTGCAGACGGTGATCAACTGCGGGCGCGCTTCGTTGACAGACCAGTATGGCCAGCGGCTGCTGGGGCTGAATTACCGCATGACGGACCTGCAGGTGGCGATGCTGTTCGGGCAGCTGGAGCGGCTGCCGGAACTGCGCGAGCGGCGGGCGCGGCATGCGGCGCTGTTCGAAACTCTGATCTCGGGTCTGCCGGGCCTCCGCGTGCTGCCTGCGCAGCCGCAAATGACGTCGCCCACGATGTACTGCTACGTCCTGCAGTACCGTCCCGAACCCGGCCGGCCCGCTCCGCACCGGGATCTGTTCGTGGCGGCGGTGGAGGCGGAAGGCGTGCCGTGCGACGGCCGCTTCTACGAGGCTGTGTACCGCAGCGATCTGTTCTACGCGACGCCGGAGAACTGCGCGCAGCTGCAGAAGGATTATTCGGACTGCCGCTGTCCGGTGGCGGAGCGTGCGGCGTACGAAGAAGCAGTGTGGCTGTTCCAGTTCTGCTTCATCGGGGACGAGGAAGACGTGCGGGACATTGCGCGAGCGATGGAGAAGGTGGCCACGCAACTCGAGAAGCTGGCGGCGGCGGACCCGGCGCTTGCGGGGGTGAAGGCGATGGGCAGGGCGCAGCGGGCGCGGCACGAGCGGCAGAAGAACTATTGA
- the glmM gene encoding phosphoglucosamine mutase: MSERRLFGTDGIRGVAGEPPLDARTVAAFGMALGEWALHHGSRSVLIGMDTRESGPDLAAQVAAGLRKAGAEPLLAGIVTTPAVSYLTRTGPFSAGVMISASHNPYHDNGLKVFAHDGLKLPDAEELRIETRIFQLVNEGVEAAPDSSTPADAGLAAAYLDFLASAAPHGLAGLSVVLDCANGAACHLAPALFRRLGAGVVETACSPDGRNINDGCGALHVEPLRRRVLEEKADFGAAFDGDADRCILVSRSGRVLNGDHILLLAGRRLRPRAVVATVMSNLGLERALASEGIGLIRTAVGDRYVLEEMLRQDLPLGGEQSGHVIFRDFSTAGDGMLTALRAASIARACGATLDELVEDFIVYPQRLVNVRFREKKPLDQLPAVQHEIRETEHEFGPAGRVLVRFSGTEPLARVMVEGPDAERVEFRARRIAAAIEAALS, translated from the coding sequence TTGAGCGAAAGACGCCTCTTTGGCACGGATGGAATCCGCGGAGTCGCAGGCGAGCCGCCTCTGGATGCCCGCACTGTCGCCGCCTTCGGCATGGCGCTGGGCGAGTGGGCGCTGCACCATGGCTCCAGAAGCGTGCTTATCGGGATGGACACGCGCGAATCGGGCCCCGATCTGGCAGCGCAGGTTGCCGCTGGACTGCGGAAGGCCGGCGCGGAGCCCCTGCTGGCGGGCATTGTCACCACTCCAGCCGTGTCCTACCTGACCAGGACAGGCCCGTTTTCGGCTGGAGTCATGATCTCCGCTTCGCACAACCCGTACCACGACAACGGCCTGAAAGTGTTCGCGCATGACGGCCTCAAGCTGCCGGATGCCGAGGAACTGCGGATCGAGACACGCATCTTTCAGCTTGTGAACGAAGGGGTGGAAGCCGCGCCTGATTCCTCTACTCCCGCGGATGCCGGGCTCGCAGCCGCGTACCTTGATTTTCTGGCCTCCGCCGCTCCGCACGGTCTGGCCGGGCTCTCTGTCGTGCTGGATTGCGCCAACGGCGCCGCGTGCCATCTGGCGCCCGCTCTGTTCCGCCGGCTTGGAGCGGGGGTCGTCGAAACCGCCTGCTCGCCGGATGGCCGCAATATCAACGACGGCTGCGGCGCGCTTCATGTCGAGCCCCTGCGGCGGCGCGTGCTCGAGGAGAAGGCCGATTTCGGGGCCGCATTCGACGGCGACGCCGACCGCTGCATCCTCGTCAGCCGTTCTGGCCGGGTTCTCAATGGCGACCACATTCTTCTGCTCGCTGGACGCCGCCTGCGTCCGCGCGCCGTCGTGGCCACGGTGATGTCGAACCTCGGCTTGGAACGGGCTCTGGCGTCCGAGGGCATCGGTCTGATCCGCACCGCCGTCGGAGACCGCTACGTGCTTGAGGAGATGCTCCGCCAGGATCTCCCGCTCGGCGGCGAGCAGAGCGGCCATGTGATCTTCCGCGATTTCTCCACCGCCGGAGACGGCATGCTGACCGCACTCCGCGCGGCTTCCATCGCCCGCGCCTGCGGGGCGACGCTCGACGAACTCGTCGAGGACTTCATCGTCTACCCCCAGCGGCTTGTGAACGTCCGCTTCCGCGAGAAAAAGCCCCTCGATCAGCTCCCTGCCGTGCAGCACGAAATCCGCGAGACCGAGCACGAGTTCGGCCCCGCCGGCCGCGTCCTCGTGCGTTTCTCCGGAACCGAGCCCCTCGCCCGTGTCATGGTTGAAGGTCCGGACGCCGAGCGTGTCGAGTTCCGCGCCCGCCGCATCGCCGCCGCCATTGAAGCCGCCCTCTCCTGA